A region of the Aggregicoccus sp. 17bor-14 genome:
CAAGTACGCGCGCGGCAGTGGCGAGGCGCTGCCGCCCACGCTCGACCCGGAGAAGGCCGCCTCTGCCGCGATCTTCAAGGAGGCCTGGGATCGCGTCCGGGAGGACCCCCTCTACCAGGCGCGCAAGGCTGCGCACCCGGCCGCAGCCCCGCTCAGTGACGCGCCGTCGCGTCGTGCAGCAGCTCCAGCAGCGCCTTCTCGGAGCAGTGCAGGCCGCCGTTCGTCTGGTGCACCTCCTCCACGCTCTGGAAGTAGCGGTCCACGACGCGGCCGCGCTCGAAGTGGGTGAGCACGGGGGGCGAGATGTACGAGGCGCGCGCCACGGCGGGCGTGTTGCCCAGGTGCTCGGAGGCCTCCTTCACCGCCGCCACCAGCGTCTTCTTGAGCACCTTCTGGTCGGGCTTCTCCACCTGCTCGCGCGCCCGCGCCAGCGCGCAGGCGCAGATGAGCGTGCCCGCCCAGGTGCGGAAGTCCTTGGCGCTGTAGTCCGCGCCCATGATCTCCTGGATGTACTCGTTGATGTGGCGGCGGCGCACGTCCACCACCGCGCCGTCGTCGAGCACGAACTTGAAGACGTCGCGGCCCGGCACCTTCAGCAGCTCGCGGATGATGCGCGCCACGCGCCGGTCGCGCAGCTCGCGGTGCTGGTGCTTGCCGGATTTGCCGGGGAAGTCGAAGGTGATCGTCTCGCCCTTCACCTTCACGTGCTTGGGCCGCAGCGTCGCGAGCCCGTAGCTGCCGTTCTCCGCCGCGTACACCTCGCTGCCGGGGCGGATGTAGCAGGTGCCCAGGATGCGCAGGATGCACGCCATCACCTTGTCGCGCCCCAGCCCCTTGCGCCCGAGGTCCGCGTTCACGCGCTTGCGCAGCCGCGGCAGCGCCCGGGCGAAGTTGAGCAGCCGCTCGTACTTCTCCGCCTCGCGCTTCTGCACCTGGCGCTCGTGGTAGCGGTACTGCCAGCGCCCGGCCGCGTCCTTGCCCACCGCCTGCAGGTGCGAGCGCGGGTTGGGCGAGATGGCCACCTCGGTCCACGCGGGCGGCAGCTTGAGGGCCTCGATGCGGGAGAGGTCGGTGGCGCGCAGCCGGCGGCCGTCCGGAGAGGCGTAGCGAAAGCCCCGCTGGGGGCTGCCCACGCGCCGGATTCCACTCTTCTGCAGTCGCTCGAGGTGCGTCATGCTTGCCTCATAGCTGTGCAGTCCAGTGGGGGACCGCAACGGCCCGGGTCTCTCCGGAGGCAGGCGGGCAGCCGGGCGATCGCGCTCAGGGCTGCCCGGGCCGCAGCGCAGGCACCCCGCGCTGCGCGAGCCGCGTGCGCACGCTGCGCCAGCCCTCCTGCACGCGGTCCAGCACGGTGCACAGGGCGAAGGTGAGCAGGATGAGCGCGAGCGTCAGCGCGGCGTACTGCGCCCAGCCGCTCCGGTCCCGCCAGAAGCGCTCGAAGCTCAGGCCGAAGGTCCGGTAGTAGAGCAGCGCCTCGTGCAGGAAGTACGCGGAGAGGGACGAGGTGCCGAACACCTCGACGAAGCGCCGGACGGGGCTGCGCGCGCGCTGGGCGCCGAGCTGCGCCTCGAGTGCCAGCAGCGCCAGCAGCACGAGGCACACCCAGGTCCAGCGCAGCGCCGCCTCGGCCGGGTTGGTCACGCTGAAGCGGTGGGGCGGGTAGAGCGCGCGCAGCGGCTCGGAGCACGCCCAGCCCACGGCGCCCAGCGCCACGAGCGCGAGCAGCGCGCGCACCAGCCCGCGCCGCCCGGCCTCGCCCGCCACGGCGCCCGCGTAGGCGCCCAGCCACGTGTACCCGAGCCACGGGAGCAGGGGGAACACCGCGCCGGTGCTCTTGTTCAGGAGGTAGGCCCAGGCCCCCGTCACGTCCTCGCCCAGCGGGGACACCGCGAAGACCGCGAGCCCCAGCACGAGGGCCACGCCGCGCAGTACCCGCGGCCTGCGCGCGAGCCCCGCCGTGGCAGGCAGCACGAGCAGCAGGCACAGCCCCACGCAGTGCAGGATGTCCATGCGCGCGAGCCAGCGCGGCTCGCGCAGCAGCGGGAACCACATCCAGTTGACCAGCGTCGCCACGGCCAGCACCTCGGCGATGCGCTTGAGGTTGCGGCCGAGCCGCTGCTGGCGCAGTCCCTGGGCGGCGCTGCGCACCTGCAGGAGCGCCAGCGCGAAGCCCGCGGCGAAGAGGAAGGCCGGCGCCACCAGCCCGTCGATGCGCAGCAGCGCCTTCGCCGCGTCGCTCTGGCGCAGCTCGGGCTGCAGCAGCACCAGCGCGTGGCACTGGATCATGAAGAGCACGGCCACGCCGCGCAGCCAGTCGATGGCGCGGATGCGCTCGGTCACGGAGGGAGGGGACACGGGCGCGAACCCTAGGGCACCTGCGCGCCGGATGCACCCCGGCACGCGCGCGGGCCCTGCGCTACGGGCAGCCCAGGCCGGCCTCGGGCGTCACGCCGCCCTCGTCCTGCAGCTTGAGGAAGCAGCGCAGGGCGGCCGGATCCGGCACGTCCGCCTGCAGCGAGCGGCGCCACAGCAGTGCGGCGGTGCGGGTGGGCAGCCCCGCGGCGGGCGCCACCACCGCGCGCGGCCGGCCCTTCGAGTCGCGCGCGGCCTCGGAGGCAATCTGCGTGAGGGTGCTCACCACGTCCGGGCAGCCGTCCGGGCAGCTGTAGAGCAGCACGAGGTGGCCGTGCTCCAGGTTGTGCACGTACCGGCACACCTGGGTGGGCGCGTCGTAGCTGCCGCAGGCGAGCGGGTACGCGCAGTGAGGGCCCGCGGTGGGCGGGTTGAGCCCGTTGCCGCAGGGGTCGTCACACGTAGCGGTGTGCGCCGCGGAGGAGGGCGCGGGATCCAGCGCGAAGTCGTAGACGTCGCAGGGGTCGTTCGAGTCGGTGCCGCACGCGGCAGCGGCGAGGAGGAGCAGCGGGAGGAGTCGCAGCGACATGGGGAGCGGTGTCTACACCGCCGCTCAGCCCGGTGCGAGCCCCCTTGGCTCGAGCGCCCCGGCGCCCAATCCCCGGAATCCCAGCGCCTCCAGGAGCCGCGCGAAGGCCTCCGGTGGCAGGCTCCCGCCGGTCGCCCGGGCGTGGCCGCGCGCGAAGTCGCCTCCCATGTCCGGCAGCTCCAGTCCCTTGAGCAGCGCGATGAGGTCCAGGTCCTGGCGGCTGCGCAGCACGAAGTTCACGCGCCCCGGCAGGTAGCCCGTGTTGGCGGCCAGGACGATGCTGCGCGGCAGCCGCTGCGCCCAGCGCACCGCTACCAGCGGGTGCACCTGGGCCGCGGAGCTGAAGAGCAGCAGCGCCACGTCGCCGGCAAAGCGCGGCGGCGTGCGGGCGCAGCGCGCCACCTCGTGCTGCACCTCGAGGCGGAAGTCGCGCAGCTGCTCCACGCCCGCCACCCGTCCCTCGGCGATGTCGCGCGCGCCCGGGGCCTCCCGCAGCACCTGCAGCGCCGTCTCTGCGGAGAAGCGGGCCGAGCGCCGCGCCGCATTGAGCAGCGCCACGCTCTCGGTCGCCGCCTTGCGCCCGGCGCGCCGCAGCGCCTCCTTGAAGCCGGGGAAGGGCGCGGTGGCGCCGT
Encoded here:
- a CDS encoding DNA topoisomerase IB; the protein is MTHLERLQKSGIRRVGSPQRGFRYASPDGRRLRATDLSRIEALKLPPAWTEVAISPNPRSHLQAVGKDAAGRWQYRYHERQVQKREAEKYERLLNFARALPRLRKRVNADLGRKGLGRDKVMACILRILGTCYIRPGSEVYAAENGSYGLATLRPKHVKVKGETITFDFPGKSGKHQHRELRDRRVARIIRELLKVPGRDVFKFVLDDGAVVDVRRRHINEYIQEIMGADYSAKDFRTWAGTLICACALARAREQVEKPDQKVLKKTLVAAVKEASEHLGNTPAVARASYISPPVLTHFERGRVVDRYFQSVEEVHQTNGGLHCSEKALLELLHDATARH
- a CDS encoding heparan-alpha-glucosaminide N-acetyltransferase domain-containing protein, which gives rise to MSPPSVTERIRAIDWLRGVAVLFMIQCHALVLLQPELRQSDAAKALLRIDGLVAPAFLFAAGFALALLQVRSAAQGLRQQRLGRNLKRIAEVLAVATLVNWMWFPLLREPRWLARMDILHCVGLCLLLVLPATAGLARRPRVLRGVALVLGLAVFAVSPLGEDVTGAWAYLLNKSTGAVFPLLPWLGYTWLGAYAGAVAGEAGRRGLVRALLALVALGAVGWACSEPLRALYPPHRFSVTNPAEAALRWTWVCLVLLALLALEAQLGAQRARSPVRRFVEVFGTSSLSAYFLHEALLYYRTFGLSFERFWRDRSGWAQYAALTLALILLTFALCTVLDRVQEGWRSVRTRLAQRGVPALRPGQP
- a CDS encoding DUF3105 domain-containing protein, coding for MSLRLLPLLLLAAAACGTDSNDPCDVYDFALDPAPSSAAHTATCDDPCGNGLNPPTAGPHCAYPLACGSYDAPTQVCRYVHNLEHGHLVLLYSCPDGCPDVVSTLTQIASEAARDSKGRPRAVVAPAAGLPTRTAALLWRRSLQADVPDPAALRCFLKLQDEGGVTPEAGLGCP